In a genomic window of Punica granatum isolate Tunisia-2019 chromosome 6, ASM765513v2, whole genome shotgun sequence:
- the LOC116211146 gene encoding uncharacterized protein LOC116211146 isoform X2 translates to MDNGFDGKLADKFSGLGIDDPSANANASIHSSNNDNLFQVMKAVEAAEATIKQQVEENNLLRNELREKIEQLEQYKACELPRRPRPVDAWSENVHGTYEARQLTTSVGNPVDGIKNMAHSSSGDQTGTLVVHKDMNQDSEDTARQTRGESHSESSKVNGTLKVIHADNSGFNQLSSPSTSSISPSRYQTEGEFDRRFNSSGHGLMSMAEVNNSSSFQKQDLIHKVQEHEQEIVQLRRHLAEYSVKEAQIQNEKYVLEKRIAYMRLAFDQQQQDLVDAASKALSYRQDIMEENIRLSYQLQAAQQERLTFVSSLLPLLAEYSLQPPVPDAQSIVSNVKVLFKHLQEQLNITESKLKESQFQLNPWHSEATSSTFAMQSSTHSVGPALSSPNKNGLQLVPQPAFTPGKIPISSSEALVAVGWDVLNEHQMGHGGLLPKSREPDDLGRFSPLASRSPMAHDVPGQFDATRSDTNVAHKNEETTRQVKFREPVSNNEMDDTDAEALHNKGESTANWNSGNSPYTAPPEDLSSSYSPYLPPVLEEPSSSFSEGPDEDPLPAIDGLQISGDAFPGMELQASGYSINGTTSCNFEWVRHMEDGSVNYIEGAKQPNYLVTADDVDTYLAIEVQPLDNRKRKGALVKVFANDNKKITCDSDMQDYIGKTFYTGHTSYKVSLSTGYLDIWEPATLAIKREGYSIKCSGSSGVVVTEKFSPSTTVAIPYGHATVFSIIGSNGTEYILRAENSPEDVSGSRDTIVLTLRLFVIRAGQKSKGKKRGLFFNK, encoded by the exons GTGGAGGAGAACAATCTTTTGAGGAATGAGCTTCGTGAAAAAATTGAGCAGCTAGAACAATAT AAAGCATGTGAATTGCCTCGAAGACCTCGTCCTGTTGATGCATGGAGTGAAAATGTTCATGGAACTTATGAAGCTCGTCAGTTAACTACCTCTGTAGGAAATCCAGTAGATGGGATCAAGAACATGGCACACAGTTCCTCAGGTGATCAGACAGGTACATTAGTTGTTCACAAAGACATGAATCAGGATAGCGAGGATACTGCCAGACAAACTCGGGGAGAGAGCCACTCTGAAAGCAGCAAAGTCAATGGGACACTGAAAGTGATTCACGCAGATAATTCTGGCTTTAATCAATTATCTTCACCATCAACTTCATCAATATCCCCCAGCAG GTACCAAACAGAAGGAGAGTTTGATCGACGGTTTAATAGTTCTGGACATGGCCTAATGTCAATGGCTGAAGTAAATAATTCCAGCAGCTTCCAAAAGCAG GATCTCATTCATAAGGTACAGGAACATGAGCAAGAGATTGTACAGTTAAGGAGACATCTTGCTGAATATTCTGTAAAG gaGGCACaaatacaaaatgaaaaatatgtcTTGGAGAAGCGAATTGCCTATATGCGATTG GCCTTTGATCAGCAGCAGCAAGACCTTGTTGATGCTGCATCCAAAGCTCTCTCATACAGGCAAGATATAATGGAGGAAAATATTCGGCTGTCATACCAATTACAG GCTGCTCAGCAAGAAAGATTGACATTTGTGTCATCCTTGCTGCCTCTCCTTGCAGAGTATTCTCTACAGCCACCAGTTCCAGATGCACAGTCCATAGTCAGCAATGTCAAG GTTTTGTTTAAACATCTGCAAGAGCAACTCAACATTACAGAG TCAAAGCTAAAGGAGTCCCAGTTTCAGCTAAATCCTTGGCATTCAGAGGCAACTTCTTCAACTTTCGCTATGCAGTCCTCGACTCATTCAGTTGGTCCAGCACTGTCATCTCCA AACAAAAATGGGCTTCAGCTTGTTCCACAACCAGCTTTCACTCCTGGAAAGATACCAATTTCTTCTTCTGAGGCTCTGGTTGCTGTGGGATGGGATGTTTTGAATGAACATCAGATGGGTCATGGCGGACTCTTGCCAAAAAGCAGGGAACCTGATGACTTGGGGAGGTTTTCACCTCTTGCAAGCAG GAGTCCAATGGCTCATGATGTGCCTGGACAATTTGATGCAACTCGAAGCGACACAAATGTAGCACATAAAAATGAAGAGACCACCAGGCAAGTCAAATTTCGTGAACCTGTCAGCAATAATGAGATGGATGATACTGATGCGGAGGCTCTGCATAACAAAGGAGAATCTACAGCTAATTGGAATTCAGGAAACTCCCCTTATACGGCTCCACCGGAGGATCTAAGCTCCTCATATTCACCCTACTTGCCACCTGTTCTTGAAgagccttcttcttctttttctgaGG GTCCAGATGAGGACCCACTACCTGCAATAGATGGCCTTCAAATTTCAGGTGATGCATTCCCAGGTATGGAACTCCAGGCTTCTGGATACTCCATAAATGGGACAACAAGCTGCAATTTTGAG TGGGTACGGCATATGGAAGATGGATCAGTCAATTATATTGAAG GTGCAAAGCAGCCAAATTATCTTGTTACTGCAGACGATGTTGATACGTATCTTGCTATTGAAGTCCAACCTCTAGATAACAGGAAGCGTAAG GGGGCACTTGTGAAGGTCTTTGCCAATGACAACAAAAAGATCACCTGTG ATTCCGACATGCAGGATTACATTGGGAAGACTTTTTATACTGGTCATACTTCTTATAAAGTATCATTGTCG ACTGGGTATCTTGATATATGGGAACCAGCTACATTAGCCATTAAGCGGGAGGGCTACAGTATCAAGTGCAGTGGATCCAGCGGTGTTGTAGTCACAGAAAAGTTCTCTCCAAGTACCACT gttgCTATTCCTTATGGGCACGCCACAGTTTTTTCAATAATAGGTTCTAATGGCACTGAGTATATCTTAAGAGCAGAAAACAGCCCTGAAGATGTTAGCGG TTCAAGGGATACAATTGTGCTTACATTGAGGCTCTTTGTGATACGG GCTGGCCAAAAGAGTAAAGGAAAGAAGAGAGGCTTATTCTTCAACAAGTAG
- the LOC116211146 gene encoding uncharacterized protein LOC116211146 isoform X1 produces the protein MDNGFDGKLADKFSGLGIDDPSANANASIHSSNNDNLFQVMKAVEAAEATIKQQVEENNLLRNELREKIEQLEQYQKACELPRRPRPVDAWSENVHGTYEARQLTTSVGNPVDGIKNMAHSSSGDQTGTLVVHKDMNQDSEDTARQTRGESHSESSKVNGTLKVIHADNSGFNQLSSPSTSSISPSRYQTEGEFDRRFNSSGHGLMSMAEVNNSSSFQKQDLIHKVQEHEQEIVQLRRHLAEYSVKEAQIQNEKYVLEKRIAYMRLAFDQQQQDLVDAASKALSYRQDIMEENIRLSYQLQAAQQERLTFVSSLLPLLAEYSLQPPVPDAQSIVSNVKVLFKHLQEQLNITESKLKESQFQLNPWHSEATSSTFAMQSSTHSVGPALSSPNKNGLQLVPQPAFTPGKIPISSSEALVAVGWDVLNEHQMGHGGLLPKSREPDDLGRFSPLASRSPMAHDVPGQFDATRSDTNVAHKNEETTRQVKFREPVSNNEMDDTDAEALHNKGESTANWNSGNSPYTAPPEDLSSSYSPYLPPVLEEPSSSFSEGPDEDPLPAIDGLQISGDAFPGMELQASGYSINGTTSCNFEWVRHMEDGSVNYIEGAKQPNYLVTADDVDTYLAIEVQPLDNRKRKGALVKVFANDNKKITCDSDMQDYIGKTFYTGHTSYKVSLSTGYLDIWEPATLAIKREGYSIKCSGSSGVVVTEKFSPSTTVAIPYGHATVFSIIGSNGTEYILRAENSPEDVSGSRDTIVLTLRLFVIRAGQKSKGKKRGLFFNK, from the exons GTGGAGGAGAACAATCTTTTGAGGAATGAGCTTCGTGAAAAAATTGAGCAGCTAGAACAATAT CAGAAAGCATGTGAATTGCCTCGAAGACCTCGTCCTGTTGATGCATGGAGTGAAAATGTTCATGGAACTTATGAAGCTCGTCAGTTAACTACCTCTGTAGGAAATCCAGTAGATGGGATCAAGAACATGGCACACAGTTCCTCAGGTGATCAGACAGGTACATTAGTTGTTCACAAAGACATGAATCAGGATAGCGAGGATACTGCCAGACAAACTCGGGGAGAGAGCCACTCTGAAAGCAGCAAAGTCAATGGGACACTGAAAGTGATTCACGCAGATAATTCTGGCTTTAATCAATTATCTTCACCATCAACTTCATCAATATCCCCCAGCAG GTACCAAACAGAAGGAGAGTTTGATCGACGGTTTAATAGTTCTGGACATGGCCTAATGTCAATGGCTGAAGTAAATAATTCCAGCAGCTTCCAAAAGCAG GATCTCATTCATAAGGTACAGGAACATGAGCAAGAGATTGTACAGTTAAGGAGACATCTTGCTGAATATTCTGTAAAG gaGGCACaaatacaaaatgaaaaatatgtcTTGGAGAAGCGAATTGCCTATATGCGATTG GCCTTTGATCAGCAGCAGCAAGACCTTGTTGATGCTGCATCCAAAGCTCTCTCATACAGGCAAGATATAATGGAGGAAAATATTCGGCTGTCATACCAATTACAG GCTGCTCAGCAAGAAAGATTGACATTTGTGTCATCCTTGCTGCCTCTCCTTGCAGAGTATTCTCTACAGCCACCAGTTCCAGATGCACAGTCCATAGTCAGCAATGTCAAG GTTTTGTTTAAACATCTGCAAGAGCAACTCAACATTACAGAG TCAAAGCTAAAGGAGTCCCAGTTTCAGCTAAATCCTTGGCATTCAGAGGCAACTTCTTCAACTTTCGCTATGCAGTCCTCGACTCATTCAGTTGGTCCAGCACTGTCATCTCCA AACAAAAATGGGCTTCAGCTTGTTCCACAACCAGCTTTCACTCCTGGAAAGATACCAATTTCTTCTTCTGAGGCTCTGGTTGCTGTGGGATGGGATGTTTTGAATGAACATCAGATGGGTCATGGCGGACTCTTGCCAAAAAGCAGGGAACCTGATGACTTGGGGAGGTTTTCACCTCTTGCAAGCAG GAGTCCAATGGCTCATGATGTGCCTGGACAATTTGATGCAACTCGAAGCGACACAAATGTAGCACATAAAAATGAAGAGACCACCAGGCAAGTCAAATTTCGTGAACCTGTCAGCAATAATGAGATGGATGATACTGATGCGGAGGCTCTGCATAACAAAGGAGAATCTACAGCTAATTGGAATTCAGGAAACTCCCCTTATACGGCTCCACCGGAGGATCTAAGCTCCTCATATTCACCCTACTTGCCACCTGTTCTTGAAgagccttcttcttctttttctgaGG GTCCAGATGAGGACCCACTACCTGCAATAGATGGCCTTCAAATTTCAGGTGATGCATTCCCAGGTATGGAACTCCAGGCTTCTGGATACTCCATAAATGGGACAACAAGCTGCAATTTTGAG TGGGTACGGCATATGGAAGATGGATCAGTCAATTATATTGAAG GTGCAAAGCAGCCAAATTATCTTGTTACTGCAGACGATGTTGATACGTATCTTGCTATTGAAGTCCAACCTCTAGATAACAGGAAGCGTAAG GGGGCACTTGTGAAGGTCTTTGCCAATGACAACAAAAAGATCACCTGTG ATTCCGACATGCAGGATTACATTGGGAAGACTTTTTATACTGGTCATACTTCTTATAAAGTATCATTGTCG ACTGGGTATCTTGATATATGGGAACCAGCTACATTAGCCATTAAGCGGGAGGGCTACAGTATCAAGTGCAGTGGATCCAGCGGTGTTGTAGTCACAGAAAAGTTCTCTCCAAGTACCACT gttgCTATTCCTTATGGGCACGCCACAGTTTTTTCAATAATAGGTTCTAATGGCACTGAGTATATCTTAAGAGCAGAAAACAGCCCTGAAGATGTTAGCGG TTCAAGGGATACAATTGTGCTTACATTGAGGCTCTTTGTGATACGG GCTGGCCAAAAGAGTAAAGGAAAGAAGAGAGGCTTATTCTTCAACAAGTAG
- the LOC116211397 gene encoding diacylglycerol kinase 2 codes for MMIELAISLVRLLTSSGGYAPSLSGWLVTGLLGFFAVIYAFLKWQRKTSLYWVQAAAKAKKKVWKRLNVPLSYHVWIEDFACNEQPSTCCVCLTSLVSPNSLSVKVAPCAPVHRCVVCGVAAHSDCSQFAAKGCKCVAQAGFSHVQHHWSERWVDVDENPETSSFCFYCDEPCGVPFIDASPTWHCLWCQRLIHIKCHAKMSIESGDVCDLGPLRRLVLSPLCVKEVDEETTGGGVLARKRRSRGKNGSSRSLNGKLHNGPEANAAFGFMFNGLVSLKKSSADKSLDHFIRKDGNVFVTKGTFGRLTQKKGDILNFGQLKKYQIVDLRPDVRPLLVFINAKSGGQLGHSLRRRLNMLLNPVQVFALSASQGPAVGLEMFRNLPNFRVLVCGGDGTVAWVLDAIEKQNFESPPPVAILPLGTGNDLSRVLQWGRGFSSGDSQGGLTTLLHDINHAAITMLDRWKVNITEEKQDGGPHKVHSKFMMNYLGIGCDAKVAYEFHTLREENPEKFYNRFVNKLRYAKEGAKDIMDRACADLPWQVWLEVDGKDIPIPTDSEGLIVLNIGSYMGGVDLWQNEYEHDDEFSLQCMHDQMLEVVCVCGAWHLGKLQVGLSQARRLAQGKVIRIHTSSPFPVQIDGEPFIQQPCCLEIKHHGQMFMLRRALEEPRGHAAAIMTEVLADAECKGIINASQKKILLQQVAVNLA; via the exons ATGATGATTGAGTTGGCAATTTCGCTGGTGAGGTTGCTTACCAGCTCAGGCGGTTACGCGCCGTCTCTCTCCGGTTGGCTGGTCACTGGACTATTAGGATTTTTCGCTGTCATATACGCGTTCCTCAAATGGCAGAGGAAGACATCGCTGTATTGGGTTCAAGCTGCTGCCAAAGCAAAGAAAAAAGTCTGGAAAAGGCTCAATGTCCCTCTTTCTTATCATGTCTGGATAGAGGACTTTGCTTGCAATGAGCAGCCGTCCACGTGCTGTGTCTGCCTGACCTCTCTTGTGTCCCCTAATTCTCTCAGTGTGAAAGTGGCGCCTTGTGCTCCCGTCCACAGGTGTGTCGTTTGTGGCGTCGCGGCTCATTCTGATTGTTCTCAGTTTGCTGCAAAAGGCTGCAAATGTGTAGCTCAAGCTGGTTTCAGCCATGTGCAGCACCACTGGTCGGAGCGATGGGTTGACGTGGATGAAAATCCAGAAACGTCTTCCTTCTGTTTTTATTGTGATGAACCTTGTGGAGTTCCTTTCATAGACGCTTCTCCCACATGGCACTGCTTATGGTGTCAGCGCCTTATACACATCAAGTGTCACGCGAAGATGTCTATCGAATCTGGCGATGTTTGTGATCTGGGTCCTCTTCGAAGACTTGTCCTTTCCCCACTTTGTGTGAAAGAAGTAGATGAGGAGACCACTGGAGGTGGGGTGCTAGCGAGGAAAAGGCGCAGCCGTGGTAAAAATGGTAGCTCAAGATCTCTTAACGGTAAGCTGCACAATGGCCCAGAAGCTAATGCAGCCTTCGGGTTCATGTTCAATGGCCTTGTTAGCTTGAAGAAGTCAAGTGCTGACAAGAGTCTTGACCACTTTATTAGAAAGGATGGCAATGTATTTGTTACAAAAGGAACATTCGGAAGGTTGACTCAGAAAAAGGGTGACATTCTCAACTTCGGGCAGCTCAAGAAGTACCAAATTGTTGATTTGCGGCCGGATGTAAGACCGCTGCTAGTTTTCATCAATGCCAAAAGCGGAGGACAACTTGGGCACTCCCTTCGAAGGAGATTGAACATGCTTTTGAATCCTGTACAG GTTTTTGCACTTAGTGCTTCCCAGGGGCCTGCGGTTGGTTTAGAGATGTTCAGAAATTTGCCAAACTTTAGAGTCTTGGTCTGTGGAGGAGATGGAACAGTTGCATGGGTCCTTGATGCAATTGAGAAACAAAACTTTGAGTCACCTCCCCCAGTTGCTATACTTCCTCTTGGCACAGGAAACGATCTGTCAAGAGTTTTGCAGTGGGGGAGAGGTTTCTCCAGTGGAGACAGTCAAGGAGGCTTGACTACACTCTTGCATGACATTAATCATGCTGCAATCACGATGTTAGACCGCTGGAAAGTGAATATTACAGAAGAAAAGCAGGATGGGGGCCCTCATAAAGTTCATTCCAAATTCATGATGAATTATTTAG GTATTGGATGTGATGCTAAGGTTGCTTATGAATTTCACACGCTTAGAGAGGAAAACCCAGAGAAGTTCTACAATCGG TTCGTTAACAAGTTACGCTATGCGAAAGAAGGTGCAAAGGATATAATGGACAGAGCTTGTGCTGATTTGCCATGGCAAGTTTGGCTTGAAGTTGATGGTAAAGATATCCCAATTCCCACG GATTCTGAGGGTTTGATCGTCCTCAACATTGGCAGCTACATGGGTGGAGTAGATCTTTGGCAGAACGAATATGAGCATGATGACGAATTCAGCCTTCAATGCATGCATGATCAGATGCTTGAGGTTGTCTGTGTTTGTGGCGCATGGCACCTGGGCAAGCTTCAG GTCGGACTATCACAGGCGAGGAGGTTAGCCCAAGGGAAAGTCATAAGAATACATACATCCAGTCCTTTTCCTGTCCAAATAGATGGGGAACCCTTCATCCAACAGCCCTGTTGCCTAGAAATAAAGCATCATGGGCAG ATGTTCATGCTGAGAAGGGCATTGGAGGAGCCAAGGGGACACGCAGCAGCAATAATGACTGAGGTATTGGCAGATGCCGAATGTAAAGGAATCATCAACGCCTCTCAGAAGAAAATCTTACTTCAGCAAGTGGCTGTTAACTTGGCATAA
- the LOC116211426 gene encoding magnesium transporter MRS2-F-like, with protein MAKQKEVLMAATAATSPPPDEEIGKATAMVFHAQTRRKATGGLKAWLIVSESGESHVEEVGRHSIMRRTGLPARDLRVLDPVLSYPSSILGRERAIVVNLEHIKAIITATEVLMVNSNSPLVFQFVRDLQNRISTSNLAPPQQVKDENSGSGIDVPVVAGPKTLPFEFRALEACLESACRCLESETQTLEEEAYPALDELTSKISTLNLERVRQIKSRLVAISGRVQKVRDELEHLLDDDNDMAEMYLTEKLLTRSLYSTSSRREEIGNLEAEVDDKRSEESDQEEESDGEEAGDVKPNIEELEMLLEAYFAQIDGILQKLSDMNDYVDDTEDYINIMLDDKQNQLLQMGVMLSTANMIINAGIVVVGLFGMNITISLFSAPHIKFWQTTFGTIGGCVALYVLSVGWGCGQRPWISEDSDKIKCAILPS; from the exons ATGGCCAAGCAGAAGGAGGTGCTAATGGCTGCTACAGCAGCCACCAGCCCCCCTCCCGACGAAGAGATCGGCAAGGCGACCGCCATGGTGTTCCATGCGCAGACGCGGAGGAAGGCCACCGGAGGACTCAAGGCGTGGCTGATCGTGTCCGAATCGGGCGAATCCCACGTCGAGGAGGTCGGCAGGCACTCCATCATGCGCAGGACCGGCCTGCCCGCTCGCGACCTTAGGGTTCTCGACCCCGTCCTCTCCTACCCTTCCTCCATTCTCGGGAGAGAGAGGGCAATCGTCGTCAACCTGGAGCACATAAAGGCCATCATCACCGCCACCGAGGTCCTCATGGTCAATTCTAACAGCCCTCTGGTTTTCCAGTTCGTACGGGATCTTCAGAACCGTATTTCTACCTCCAATTTGGCCCCTCCTCAACAG GTGAAAGACGAGAACAGCGGCTCGGGAATAGATGTGCCAGTCGTTGCAGGTCCTAAGACTTTGCCATTTGAGTTCAGAGCTCTTGAAGCTTGTCTTGAATCTGCATGCAGGTGCCTGGAGTCTGAG ACTCAAACCCTTGAGGAAGAGGCGTATCCAGCATTAGATGAGCTCACTTCCAAAATTAGCACGCTCAACCTGGAGCGTGTTAGACAGATAAAGAGTCGACTGGTTGCTATCTCTGGCCGAGTGCAGAAG GTGAGAGACGAGCTTGAACATTTGCTTGATGATGACAATGACATGGCTGAAATGTATTTGACTGAGAAGCTTTTGACTCGCTCGCTATATAGCACCTCATCCAGAAGAGAGGAAATTGGCAATCTTGAAGCTGAAGTGGATGACAAAAG GTCTGAAGAATCTGATCAGGAGGAAGAATCTGATGGTGAAGAAGCCGGTGACGTCAAGCCAAACATCGAGGAGTTGGAGATGCTTTTAGAAGCCTATTTCGCTCAAATCGATGGCATACTACAAAAGCTCTCTGAT ATGAACGATTACGTGGATGACACGGAGGACTACATCAACATCATGTTGGATGATAAGCAGAACCAACTGCTGCAGATGGGAGTAATGCTCTCTACTGCAAACATGATAATCAATGCGGGCATCGTTGTTGTCGGGCTGTTTGGTATGAATATTACGATAAGTCTCTTCAGTGCCCCTCACATTAAGTTCTGGCAGACCACCTTTGGGACAATCGGGGGCTGTGTTGCTCTGTATGTATTATCAGTCGGATGGG GGTGTGGTCAGCGTCCTTGGATCTCCGAAGATTCGGACAAAATCAAATGCGCCATTCTCCCTAGTTGA